The genome window CCGGCGCGGAGGGCGGCCTCGATCTCGTCGACCTGCTTGCCGACGCCCGCGAACACGATGCGCCGCGGGTCGGCGCCGGCGCGGAGCGCCCGCGCGAGCTCGCCGCCCGATACGATGTCGAAGCCGCTGCCCTCGCGGGCGAAGGTGCGGATCACCGCGAGGGTGTCGTTCGCCTTGATGGCGTAGCAGACGACGTGGGGCACGGCCGCGAGCGCCCGGTCGTAGGCGCGGTACGCGGCGCGGAGCGCGGCCAGGCTGTAGACGTAGGTCGGCGTGCCGACCTCGGCGGCGATGCGCGCGAGCGGCACGTCTTCACAATGGAGCGCGTCAGAGCGGTAGTCGAACATGCGGGTCCTCGGGTCGTGGTCAGGGCTCGGGCTCGGCCGCGGGCGGCCATCGGGAGACCATACGCTCCCGTGCGGGACGCCGCTAGTTTCGTGCGGCGGTTCGATCCGCAGGCGCATGCTGCATGGCTTCGACGGTTCTGGAAATCTCAGCCGCGCCAGCCTCGAACCGACGCTCTTCTCCGACGTGCGCGCGCCGAATAGATCCACGCGGCGCTTCGGATGGCCCTCGATCTCGATGCCGGTTGTCTCTTGAAGGTGCTGTGTTCCGAGCCGGAGACGCTGCGGACGCTCGAGCTGATCGCGGAGGAAGATCGCATCGTCGTTTCCTCGCTCGCCAGGGTCGAGGCGCTCACGCCTCTCCACGGTCGGGTCGCCGGTGGTCACCTTTCGCGAGCAGGCGCCCGGAGGCTGGCCAAGCGGCTCGCCGCGCTTCTCGCGACCGACCCGTACGAACCCATGAACGTTCCGGTGACGATCTACGACCTGGCGGTCGAACATGTCGCACCGTTCGCCCCGAACGACTACTGCCGTAGTCTCGACCGACTGTACCTCGCCGTCATGGATGCGCTCCGGTTGCGCCGTCTTCTCACCAACGACGACGCGCAGGCACGCGTGGCCGAACGGCTGGATTTCGACGTCGTGTTTCCGCGCGGAGATCGAACTCGTTACGGGAAGAGGAGACGAAGTCCCGGGGAGGGCGAAGGTCCGAACGACTACGTGGCTACGGCGCGCGGTCGTCGGGGTTCGGACTCGGTGCCGGGGCGGACGGTGGGCTCCACGTGATCTCGGCCGCTCCGGACGGTGCGCTGTAGTAGCCGTCGGTCGTGTAGGCGACGATCCGGTAGTGGTACGTCGCGCCCGTGAGCAGCCTGGTGTCGACGTAGTCGAAGCGCTTCGCTTTCTGGAAGCGGCCGCGATCGGTCACGGGCACGCGCGCGATCTCCTCGAAATTCGAGTTGTAGCGGTTCCGTTCGACGACGAAGCCGCCGAGGTCTTCCATATCGCTGCCGTCGACGTACTCGGTCGGCCGCGACCAGCGCACCAGGATGCCGCCCGACTGGCTGGCGAGCGAGAGCTCCTGCACCGCG of Deltaproteobacteria bacterium contains these proteins:
- a CDS encoding PIN domain-containing protein, translated to MALDLDAGCLLKVLCSEPETLRTLELIAEEDRIVVSSLARVEALTPLHGRVAGGHLSRAGARRLAKRLAALLATDPYEPMNVPVTIYDLAVEHVAPFAPNDYCRSLDRLYLAVMDALRLRRLLTNDDAQARVAERLDFDVVFPRGDRTRYGKRRRSPGEGEGPNDYVATARGRRGSDSVPGRTVGST
- a CDS encoding fibronectin type III domain-containing protein is translated as MRRAAALTILALALALPACGRKTMPKPPQLVAPRAVQELSLASQSGGILVRWSRPTEYVDGSDMEDLGGFVVERNRYNSNFEEIARVPVTDRGRFQKAKRFDYVDTRLLTGATYHYRIVAYTTDGYYSAPSGAAEITWSPPSAPAPSPNPDDRAP